In uncultured Cohaesibacter sp., a genomic segment contains:
- the pepN gene encoding aminopeptidase N, with translation MSQENSVVRLEDYTPTPYSIDRTSLTIRLDPLKTHVTATLSIAPRPGPTGRATGGAALELSGDELTFVSVLLDGSPLAPSDYSVAADRFVLNEPPQQAFTLTIETLLAPQENTQLMGLYRSNGAYCTQCEAEGFRRITYFYDRPDVLSVYDVRIEAPVEVKHLLANGNRIESGSMPAPEGYPADEAWHYACWSDPFPKPSYLFALVAGDLACAEDHFTTQSGRDVVLHIYVEHGKEDRVGYAMDSLKRSMKWDEEVFGREYDLDIFMIVAVSDFNMGAMENKGLNVFNDKYVLAKPETATDTDYALIEGVIAHEYFHNWTGNRITCRDWFQLCLKEGLTVFRDQEFSSDMRSRPVKRISDVQQLRARQFPEDSGPLAHQVRPEVYSEINNFYTSTVYEKGAEVCRMLKTILGAEGFTAGLDLYFERLDGQAVTIEDFLKSFEDACKIDLSQFALWYRQAGTPNLVATYSYDSSRKQLALSIEQSCPPTPGQPTKKVMHIPVRFGLVGRDGSAVGFSSVQDEATGAVVGDSECSVLEIRDRQHKFILTGVEKDAIPSLLRGFSAPVHLRSNLTHDDYLCLMSHDSDPFNRWEAAQFILMDHLVSQTRAIQSGSNEAGMLDDSILEALKACLMDDSLEHAFRAQLLQLPIESDVAREIGTNVDPDAIHQAREGLRHGLATALGDSLIKLYKTLSDDSGEFHPDAASAGRRALRNGLLDLALARKEQAIADLAVTHYRKATNMTDRFAALASLTRNEIPAAIGLLEEFHTEFTDDALVIDKWLSLQASAPQASTLDRVKELLKHPSFSMSNPNRVRSLIGAFAMNNQPQFNRKDGQGFKLVADIIIELDRKNPQTAARLANNFRSWKALEPERQAFAKKELQRIAATENLSKDVADIANRCLQ, from the coding sequence ACAATCCGGCTTGATCCGTTGAAAACGCATGTGACGGCGACCCTTTCGATAGCGCCCCGACCTGGACCGACAGGGAGAGCGACTGGGGGAGCGGCGCTTGAGCTGAGCGGTGATGAACTCACATTTGTTTCTGTACTGCTCGACGGCAGCCCCCTCGCCCCGTCCGACTATTCGGTTGCCGCTGATCGCTTTGTTCTCAACGAGCCGCCTCAGCAGGCCTTTACACTGACAATCGAGACCCTTCTGGCACCGCAGGAAAACACCCAGCTGATGGGGCTCTATCGCTCGAACGGTGCCTATTGCACACAATGCGAGGCGGAAGGCTTCCGCCGCATCACCTATTTCTATGACCGCCCGGACGTGCTGTCGGTCTATGACGTGCGTATCGAAGCCCCTGTTGAGGTGAAGCACCTGCTGGCAAATGGCAACCGGATCGAAAGCGGCTCCATGCCCGCCCCTGAAGGTTATCCTGCCGATGAGGCATGGCATTATGCCTGCTGGAGCGACCCATTCCCCAAACCATCCTATCTGTTTGCATTGGTCGCGGGTGATCTGGCCTGCGCTGAGGATCATTTCACGACTCAGTCCGGTCGCGATGTGGTGCTGCATATTTATGTAGAACATGGCAAGGAAGACCGGGTAGGCTATGCCATGGATTCCCTCAAGCGCTCCATGAAATGGGATGAAGAGGTGTTCGGTCGGGAATATGACCTCGATATCTTCATGATCGTGGCCGTGTCGGACTTCAACATGGGGGCCATGGAGAACAAGGGCCTCAATGTCTTCAACGACAAATATGTGCTGGCCAAGCCCGAAACAGCAACCGATACGGACTATGCCCTGATCGAGGGCGTCATTGCGCACGAATATTTCCATAACTGGACCGGCAACAGGATCACCTGCCGCGACTGGTTCCAGCTCTGCCTGAAAGAAGGCCTCACCGTCTTCCGGGATCAGGAATTCTCCTCCGACATGCGCTCGCGTCCGGTCAAGCGAATTTCCGATGTGCAGCAGTTGCGCGCCCGGCAGTTCCCCGAGGACAGCGGCCCCCTCGCCCATCAGGTACGCCCGGAGGTCTATTCCGAGATCAACAACTTCTACACCTCGACCGTCTATGAAAAAGGTGCCGAGGTCTGCCGGATGCTGAAGACCATTCTAGGAGCGGAAGGGTTCACGGCAGGTCTCGATCTCTATTTCGAGCGGCTCGATGGTCAGGCGGTGACCATCGAAGACTTCCTGAAGTCGTTCGAGGATGCCTGCAAGATCGATCTTTCGCAGTTTGCCTTGTGGTATCGTCAGGCTGGCACGCCCAATCTCGTTGCCACCTATTCCTATGATTCCTCACGCAAGCAGCTCGCTCTTTCGATCGAACAGTCCTGCCCGCCAACACCGGGCCAGCCGACCAAGAAGGTCATGCATATTCCGGTCCGCTTCGGTCTGGTTGGGCGGGACGGCAGCGCAGTCGGCTTCTCTTCTGTGCAGGATGAAGCAACCGGCGCCGTTGTCGGCGACAGCGAATGCTCCGTGCTGGAAATCCGTGACCGGCAGCACAAGTTCATTCTGACCGGCGTTGAAAAGGATGCTATTCCATCCCTGCTGCGCGGCTTCTCTGCTCCTGTGCATCTACGCAGCAATCTGACCCATGATGACTATCTGTGCCTCATGAGCCATGACAGCGATCCGTTCAACCGGTGGGAAGCGGCCCAGTTTATCCTGATGGATCATCTGGTAAGCCAAACCAGAGCCATCCAGAGCGGCAGCAACGAAGCAGGAATGCTCGATGACAGCATCCTTGAGGCGTTGAAGGCCTGTCTGATGGACGATAGTCTGGAACATGCCTTCCGGGCACAGTTGCTGCAACTGCCCATCGAGTCCGATGTAGCCAGAGAGATCGGCACCAATGTCGACCCGGATGCCATTCATCAGGCGCGGGAGGGATTGCGCCATGGACTGGCAACGGCCCTCGGTGACAGCCTGATAAAGCTCTATAAGACACTCAGCGATGACAGCGGGGAATTCCACCCAGACGCTGCCTCAGCCGGGCGACGCGCCCTGCGCAACGGGCTTCTCGATCTGGCGTTGGCTCGCAAGGAACAGGCAATCGCCGATCTGGCTGTCACTCATTATCGCAAGGCAACCAACATGACGGATCGCTTTGCGGCGCTGGCCAGCCTGACCCGCAACGAGATTCCGGCAGCGATTGGCCTTCTGGAAGAATTCCACACCGAATTCACAGATGATGCACTGGTTATCGACAAGTGGCTTTCGCTGCAGGCTTCAGCACCTCAGGCCAGCACCCTTGATCGTGTCAAGGAACTACTGAAGCATCCCTCCTTCTCGATGAGCAACCCGAACCGGGTACGTTCGCTCATTGGAGCTTTTGCGATGAACAACCAGCCCCAGTTCAATCGCAAGGATGGTCAAGGGTTTAAACTGGTCGCGGACATCATCATCGAACTCGACCGCAAGAACCCGCAGACAGCGGCGCGGCTGGCCAACAATTTCCGCTCATGGAAGGCACTTGAGCCGGAGCGTCAAGCTTTTGCCAAAAAGGAGCTGCAGAGAATCGCAGCGACCGAGAATTTGTCAAAAGATGTTGCTGATATCGCTAATCGGTGCTTGCAATGA
- a CDS encoding ATP-binding protein produces the protein MTQAEIASAPKEARFRFFGIAPNSRQPHVSGAARLLADPSYFQLMREEPWLRRIIPAVILVFITVVGVLRTDDLLGERDTIEVTTSQELQLIAALVSERVAESMERFAADKAARLAHSETTVMADENAADEAGEDSRPTEAEVEFAPVSPIPSSPSALRPNKEQLQGWLEQAMPFLKIAEHYQVYQTDATGMIVASIPKDTNDMRKTQIDLLGRAQAFSAIGASAGVFDVTTKDSKSALATVHHLGGGRGAITVLVPTAELFQSWRSAVALNAIIFVVMSAIILLIVYAFFSQGARAREADSIFEATVQRMDSALRHSRSGLWDWDLANGHIYWSPSMFELLGMEKRDDLLNFAIINARMHPDDGNLHQHVQELLSSNQSMMDRRFRMRHEAGHWVWIQIRAELTVSPKDRLHLMGVVMDVTKQIEQAEIDMLADIRLRDAVDTISEAFVLWDKESRLVLCNRPYRTLHNLPDDEDIVGLSYSEVMDRGQPHVVAIEDDSVIDDSEMLLDRVSTTPKAARSYKVRLADGRWLQISERRTRDGGFVSVGTDISNLKLQEQRLLESEQQLISSVSDLRKSRQTLEMQAQQLVVLTEQYAKEKENAQIANRAKSQFLANISHELRTPLNAIIGFSEVMKQEIFGEHSTEKYKDYSKDIHSSGSYLLGLIDDILNMSRLEDGEVDLNPKELDLTAMVRETYSSSIEKQAQDHQLTVKDELPESLPAYADPHLVDQIIFNLLDNAVKFTPDGGQIAFRGETRDGYCHLTISDTGVGIPQDAINRLGRPFEQVQNQFTKSHSGSGLGLSITRTIVCLSGGTMKIRSRIGQGTRITICLPTRIKGTSPEIDAIMHGVAPAPLSVTTH, from the coding sequence ATGACGCAGGCCGAAATAGCCAGCGCACCCAAAGAGGCTAGATTCCGGTTTTTCGGCATTGCTCCGAACAGCCGCCAGCCTCATGTGTCAGGGGCGGCGCGCCTTCTGGCCGATCCCTCCTATTTTCAACTCATGCGGGAAGAACCTTGGCTGCGGCGGATCATTCCCGCTGTCATCCTTGTGTTCATCACCGTTGTCGGTGTTCTGCGCACGGATGATCTGCTTGGCGAACGCGATACCATCGAGGTGACCACCAGCCAGGAACTGCAACTGATTGCAGCGCTGGTATCGGAACGCGTGGCTGAAAGCATGGAGCGCTTTGCAGCCGATAAGGCAGCACGATTAGCACACAGCGAAACAACCGTAATGGCTGACGAGAATGCCGCCGACGAGGCGGGCGAGGATTCAAGGCCAACCGAAGCCGAAGTTGAATTCGCGCCGGTGTCCCCCATCCCCTCTTCCCCCTCAGCCTTACGCCCCAACAAAGAACAGTTGCAAGGCTGGCTTGAGCAGGCCATGCCTTTCCTCAAGATCGCCGAGCACTATCAGGTCTACCAGACAGATGCGACCGGCATGATTGTCGCCTCCATCCCCAAGGACACCAATGACATGCGCAAGACCCAGATTGATCTTCTGGGCAGAGCGCAGGCCTTCTCTGCCATTGGTGCCAGCGCCGGTGTGTTTGACGTGACGACAAAAGACAGCAAGTCTGCACTGGCGACAGTTCATCATCTCGGCGGCGGCAGAGGAGCAATAACGGTTCTGGTGCCAACGGCCGAACTGTTTCAGAGCTGGAGATCCGCCGTTGCACTCAATGCAATCATTTTCGTTGTCATGAGTGCGATCATTCTGCTGATTGTCTATGCCTTCTTCAGTCAGGGCGCGAGAGCACGAGAGGCAGACAGCATCTTTGAAGCGACAGTTCAGCGGATGGACTCGGCGCTGCGGCATTCCCGCTCCGGCCTCTGGGACTGGGATCTGGCCAATGGCCACATCTACTGGTCGCCTTCCATGTTCGAACTGCTTGGCATGGAAAAGCGCGACGATCTGCTCAACTTTGCGATCATCAACGCTCGCATGCACCCGGACGACGGCAATCTGCATCAGCATGTTCAGGAGCTTTTGTCATCGAACCAGTCGATGATGGATCGGCGCTTCCGCATGCGTCACGAAGCGGGACATTGGGTTTGGATCCAGATCCGTGCCGAACTGACCGTCTCGCCAAAAGACCGCCTGCATTTGATGGGCGTGGTGATGGATGTGACCAAACAGATAGAGCAGGCTGAAATCGACATGCTCGCCGATATCCGTCTGCGCGACGCTGTCGATACCATTTCGGAAGCCTTTGTCCTGTGGGACAAGGAAAGCAGGCTTGTGCTATGCAACAGGCCATACAGAACCCTGCACAACCTGCCGGACGATGAAGACATCGTCGGCCTGAGCTACAGCGAGGTCATGGATCGCGGACAGCCTCATGTTGTTGCTATTGAGGACGACAGCGTCATTGACGATAGCGAGATGCTACTCGACCGTGTCAGCACAACGCCAAAGGCCGCTCGCAGTTACAAGGTTCGGCTCGCTGATGGCCGTTGGTTGCAGATCAGCGAACGTCGCACAAGGGACGGCGGCTTCGTTTCGGTTGGTACGGATATCTCCAACCTGAAGCTTCAGGAACAGCGCCTGCTTGAAAGCGAACAGCAACTGATTTCCTCCGTCTCAGATTTGCGCAAGTCACGCCAGACCCTAGAGATGCAGGCCCAACAGCTGGTGGTGCTGACCGAACAATATGCCAAGGAAAAAGAAAATGCCCAGATCGCCAATCGGGCAAAATCCCAGTTCCTTGCCAATATTTCGCATGAACTGCGTACCCCGCTCAATGCCATCATCGGATTCTCCGAAGTGATGAAGCAGGAGATCTTTGGCGAGCATTCAACGGAGAAATACAAGGACTATTCCAAGGACATCCATTCCAGCGGTTCCTATCTTCTGGGGCTGATTGACGACATCCTCAACATGTCGCGCCTTGAAGACGGCGAGGTCGACCTCAATCCGAAAGAGCTGGACCTCACAGCCATGGTCCGGGAAACCTACAGTAGCTCCATTGAAAAGCAGGCTCAGGACCATCAGCTAACGGTCAAGGATGAACTGCCAGAGAGCCTGCCCGCCTATGCCGATCCGCATCTTGTGGACCAGATCATCTTCAATCTACTGGACAATGCTGTGAAATTCACGCCGGACGGTGGTCAGATTGCATTCAGGGGAGAGACCCGCGATGGATATTGCCATCTGACGATTTCGGACACTGGCGTGGGCATTCCGCAAGACGCCATCAACCGGCTGGGTCGGCCATTTGAGCAGGTTCAGAACCAGTTCACGAAGAGCCACAGTGGTTCAGGGCTGGGTCTTTCCATCACACGAACCATCGTGTGCCTGTCTGGTGGCACAATGAAGATCCGCTCGCGCATCGGTCAGGGAACACGGATCACCATCTGCCTACCCACGAGAATCAAAGGCACCTCGCCAGAGATTGACGCCATCATGCACGGGGTAGCGCCCGCACCTCTGAGCGTCACGACACACTGA
- a CDS encoding bifunctional [glutamine synthetase] adenylyltransferase/[glutamine synthetase]-adenylyl-L-tyrosine phosphorylase: MSASDNKGTVDRFWLDAKPLPLEGSIDEQLERLTESIEALRARDETAGETLASLDAALASETLKGVLAGICSTSSYLRDLMVQKPERLSEILSDAPQHRIELLASRAIEQSEETEAAIMRHLRLIKQDAALTIALADLGGLWSVRQVTNALTLIADATLRGALRFVLNDYHRRGKVTLPHPEDPERECGYVALAMGKHGAGELNYSSDIDLIILYDSTNGCCDDPYEMNRTYVRFTRQLVKIMQERTADGYVFRTDLRLRPDPGSTPPAVSILAALQYYESMGQNWERAALIKARPCAGDIAAGEAFLQEIVPFIWRKYFDYAALADVHSIKRQIHAHKGHGSVAINGHNVKLGRGGIREIEFFVQTQQLIAGGRNPVLRGRETIPMLAELVKLTWITDRARDELTAAYEFLRKVEHRIQMQRDEQTHMMPQSDDGVAEIGRMMGYASTDAFKRDLRNTLECVQGHYANLFKEEQALGAEGGGNLVFTGEDYDPSTIETLTTMGFQNPKEVINTVRSWHFGRYPAMRSAKARERLTEFTPDLLAALGKTDNPDSSFLSFHAFLKALPSGVQVFSLLRNNPHLFATLIIVLGAAPRLARTMGRRPRVIDALLDPTFLGDILERDHLDTQLEKALAEVSCFEDTLDGARIFGQEQMFLIGVRVLMGSISASQAGAAYAMLAGVIIRHLLEHALRELEERHGKMPGGEIAVIAMGKLGGREMTASSDLDLMLIYDHDKDAKFSDGKKPLAPSQYYARLTQRLITALSAPTAEGDLYEVDFRLRPSGNSGPLATSFSSFRSYHASDAWTWEHMALTRARIVAGDDAFCRKVRAEVVSILSRQRDEDSIRRDIAQMRARIEKEKGTTDIWNIKQVPGGLVDVEFIAQGLQLIHAHAHPEVLHTNTAQSLRLCVDRGLVGKSEAEILLPAIRLYHDVTQILRVCLSENFDPSKAAGALKDVVVRASGEIDMRSLEEKLRDYQGEARACFVRLMGPVEEKADSQ, encoded by the coding sequence ATGAGTGCGTCAGACAACAAGGGAACCGTCGACCGCTTTTGGCTGGATGCCAAACCGCTCCCCTTGGAAGGCTCCATTGATGAGCAATTGGAGCGCCTGACAGAAAGCATTGAGGCTTTGCGCGCACGTGACGAGACGGCGGGCGAAACGCTTGCAAGCCTTGATGCGGCGCTGGCGAGTGAAACCCTCAAAGGCGTCCTGGCTGGCATCTGCAGCACATCTTCCTACTTGCGTGATCTTATGGTGCAAAAGCCCGAGCGTTTGTCAGAGATCCTGAGTGACGCCCCGCAGCACCGTATCGAGCTTTTGGCAAGCAGGGCTATCGAACAGAGTGAAGAGACCGAAGCGGCGATCATGCGCCATTTGCGCCTCATCAAGCAGGATGCCGCACTCACCATCGCATTGGCTGACCTTGGCGGGCTGTGGTCCGTGCGGCAGGTTACCAACGCCCTGACGCTTATCGCCGATGCGACGTTGCGCGGGGCTTTGCGCTTTGTCCTCAATGACTATCATCGTCGCGGCAAGGTGACCTTGCCCCACCCGGAGGACCCGGAACGGGAGTGTGGTTATGTGGCTCTGGCCATGGGCAAGCATGGTGCCGGGGAACTCAATTATTCCTCCGATATCGACCTCATCATCCTTTATGATTCAACAAATGGCTGCTGCGATGACCCCTATGAGATGAATCGCACCTATGTTCGTTTCACGCGGCAACTGGTCAAGATCATGCAGGAGCGGACTGCTGATGGCTATGTCTTCCGCACGGATCTGCGTCTGCGGCCGGACCCGGGTTCGACACCACCGGCTGTCTCGATCCTTGCGGCTCTGCAGTATTACGAGAGCATGGGGCAGAACTGGGAGCGTGCCGCGTTGATCAAGGCGCGCCCATGCGCCGGGGATATTGCTGCTGGCGAAGCCTTCCTGCAGGAAATCGTCCCGTTCATCTGGCGGAAATATTTCGACTATGCCGCTCTTGCCGATGTCCATTCGATCAAACGCCAGATACACGCCCACAAGGGTCACGGGTCTGTTGCCATCAATGGGCACAATGTGAAGCTCGGGCGAGGGGGCATTCGGGAGATCGAATTCTTTGTTCAGACCCAGCAGTTGATCGCGGGCGGACGCAATCCGGTGCTGCGCGGCCGGGAGACCATTCCCATGCTGGCCGAACTGGTCAAGCTCACATGGATCACCGATCGTGCCAGAGATGAGTTGACCGCGGCGTATGAATTTCTGCGCAAGGTTGAACATCGCATCCAGATGCAGCGCGACGAGCAGACCCACATGATGCCTCAGAGCGATGATGGCGTTGCCGAGATCGGGCGCATGATGGGCTATGCTTCGACTGACGCCTTCAAGCGTGATCTGCGCAACACGCTGGAATGCGTGCAGGGACACTACGCCAATCTCTTCAAGGAGGAACAGGCCCTTGGTGCAGAAGGGGGCGGTAACCTCGTCTTCACCGGCGAAGACTACGATCCAAGCACCATCGAGACCCTGACGACCATGGGGTTCCAAAATCCCAAGGAAGTGATCAACACGGTCCGCAGTTGGCATTTCGGCCGCTATCCCGCCATGCGGTCTGCCAAGGCGCGGGAACGGCTGACCGAGTTCACACCGGACCTGTTGGCCGCATTGGGCAAGACGGACAATCCGGACAGCTCCTTTCTGTCCTTCCATGCCTTCTTGAAGGCGCTGCCGTCCGGAGTGCAGGTCTTCTCGCTGCTGCGCAACAATCCTCATCTGTTTGCAACACTCATCATCGTTCTGGGGGCAGCGCCGCGTCTGGCCCGCACCATGGGGCGGAGGCCGCGGGTGATTGATGCCCTGCTGGATCCAACATTCCTCGGAGACATTCTCGAGCGCGATCATCTGGATACCCAGCTTGAAAAGGCCCTTGCCGAAGTAAGCTGCTTTGAGGATACGCTGGATGGCGCGCGCATCTTCGGTCAGGAGCAGATGTTCCTCATCGGTGTTCGCGTCCTGATGGGCTCCATCTCCGCGTCACAGGCCGGAGCAGCCTATGCCATGCTGGCCGGTGTCATCATCCGGCATCTGCTGGAACATGCCCTGCGCGAACTGGAAGAACGTCACGGCAAGATGCCGGGGGGCGAGATCGCCGTGATTGCCATGGGGAAACTTGGCGGCCGGGAAATGACGGCTTCTTCGGACCTTGATCTGATGCTGATCTACGATCATGACAAGGATGCAAAATTCTCGGATGGCAAGAAACCCTTGGCGCCGAGCCAGTATTATGCCCGCCTTACTCAGAGGCTGATTACCGCGCTGTCTGCACCGACCGCCGAGGGCGACCTCTATGAGGTGGACTTCCGTCTTCGCCCGTCTGGCAACTCTGGTCCTCTCGCCACCTCGTTCAGCTCGTTCCGCAGCTATCATGCCTCGGATGCCTGGACATGGGAGCACATGGCACTTACCCGTGCAAGGATCGTGGCCGGTGACGATGCCTTTTGCAGGAAGGTGAGGGCTGAGGTCGTTTCCATTCTGTCACGGCAAAGAGATGAGGACAGCATCCGCAGAGACATTGCCCAGATGCGGGCGCGCATCGAAAAGGAGAAGGGCACCACGGATATCTGGAACATCAAGCAGGTTCCCGGTGGTCTTGTTGACGTGGAATTCATTGCGCAGGGGCTTCAGTTGATCCACGCCCATGCGCATCCGGAAGTCCTCCACACCAACACCGCCCAGAGCCTGCGCCTGTGTGTGGATCGCGGACTGGTCGGCAAGTCGGAGGCTGAGATCCTGCTTCCTGCAATTCGCCTCTATCACGATGTAACCCAGATCCTGCGGGTCTGTCTGTCAGAGAATTTTGATCCCTCCAAGGCAGCCGGTGCGCTCAAGGATGTGGTTGTCCGGGCGTCGGGAGAGATCGATATGCGCAGCCTTGAAGAAAAGCTGCGGGACTATCAGGGGGAAGCACGGGCCTGCTTTGTCCGGCTGATGGGACCGGTGGAGGAGAAGGCTGATAGCCAATAG
- a CDS encoding HAMP domain-containing sensor histidine kinase, whose amino-acid sequence MRTTAFKLSAIYLIIFSIFAIFLIVYISLNTQLLMTRQLNSTIELEVRGLIEQYRSGGMPGLVKVIEERSRRPGASLYLVTDNAGHYVAGNVAALPKWVLDERGALEQTVSYQRLGEPERKEYNAVVSVYEMFGGYRLLVGRDVGEREIFRKVVEQAFIVSAILMIVLALLSWMFVSRKVLKRIDVIAQASSNIMRGQLDERLPVTQAGDEFDRLSENLNTMLSRIELLMKGLKEVSDNIAHDLKTPLTRLRNRVEVTLASESGDANKYREALEQTLEESDKLIRTFDALLRIARVEAKSTQIEKTSLDIGAVAADMAELYEPVAEDEGALLTWDASPGFVINGNRELISQAVANLIDNALKYAVRHVAEQREKGAENGETTLPDVPRIHVSVCRSGEAKATGEGGDLRPISLRVSDNGQGIAKEDRVRVLQRFVRLDKSRSQPGSGLGLSLVNAVACLHDARIELGDNEPGLVFSIYFPPAPETRGEREKRVLDS is encoded by the coding sequence ATGCGGACAACAGCTTTCAAGCTGAGCGCCATCTATTTGATCATCTTTTCCATCTTTGCGATTTTCCTGATCGTCTATATTTCCCTCAATACCCAGCTTCTGATGACCCGGCAGCTCAACTCGACCATCGAGTTGGAGGTGAGGGGGCTCATCGAGCAATATAGGTCTGGCGGCATGCCCGGACTGGTCAAGGTGATCGAGGAGCGATCACGCCGCCCCGGCGCCAGCCTTTATCTGGTCACCGACAACGCTGGGCACTATGTCGCCGGTAACGTTGCTGCTCTGCCCAAGTGGGTGCTCGATGAACGGGGGGCGTTGGAGCAGACCGTTTCCTATCAGCGCCTGGGAGAACCCGAGCGCAAGGAATATAACGCGGTCGTCAGTGTCTATGAGATGTTTGGCGGCTATCGCCTGCTTGTTGGCCGCGATGTTGGTGAGCGCGAGATCTTTCGCAAGGTTGTCGAGCAGGCTTTCATCGTCTCCGCAATTCTGATGATCGTGCTGGCGTTGCTCTCGTGGATGTTCGTGTCTCGCAAGGTGCTCAAGCGCATTGACGTGATTGCGCAGGCGTCGAGCAACATCATGCGTGGGCAACTGGATGAGAGACTACCTGTTACGCAGGCCGGCGATGAATTCGACCGTCTCTCGGAAAACCTCAACACCATGCTGTCGCGCATCGAGCTGTTGATGAAAGGCCTCAAGGAAGTCTCCGACAATATCGCCCACGACCTGAAGACGCCGCTGACGCGCCTAAGGAACCGCGTCGAAGTTACTCTCGCCTCTGAGAGTGGCGATGCGAACAAATATCGCGAGGCGTTGGAACAGACCCTTGAGGAATCCGACAAGCTCATTCGCACATTTGATGCACTGCTGCGAATTGCGCGGGTCGAAGCCAAGTCCACCCAGATTGAAAAGACGTCGCTGGATATCGGCGCCGTGGCTGCTGACATGGCCGAACTTTATGAACCGGTCGCCGAAGACGAAGGGGCGCTTCTCACATGGGATGCCAGCCCCGGCTTTGTCATCAATGGCAACCGGGAGCTGATCAGTCAGGCCGTGGCCAACCTTATCGACAATGCGCTCAAATATGCGGTTCGCCATGTTGCCGAGCAGCGGGAAAAGGGGGCGGAAAATGGCGAAACCACCCTTCCGGATGTTCCCCGTATCCATGTCTCCGTCTGTCGCAGTGGAGAAGCCAAAGCCACCGGTGAAGGGGGGGATTTGCGCCCCATCAGTCTGAGAGTTTCTGATAACGGGCAGGGCATTGCCAAGGAAGACCGCGTCCGCGTACTTCAGCGGTTCGTCCGGCTCGACAAGAGCCGTAGCCAACCCGGCTCCGGGCTGGGGCTCAGTCTGGTCAACGCTGTCGCCTGTCTGCACGATGCTCGCATCGAGCTGGGGGACAACGAGCCAGGCCTTGTCTTCTCCATTTATTTTCCGCCAGCTCCCGAGACCAGGGGAGAGCGGGAGAAGCGGGTGCTTGACAGTTGA
- a CDS encoding response regulator transcription factor, which translates to MRILIIEDDIEAAAYLAKGLKEAGHHCEHAADGDQGYTMASQSGYDVMIVDRMLPKRDGLSIIEQRRKESDETPVLILSALGEVDDRVTGLRAGGDDYLTKPYAFTELLARIEVMARRRNPGEVETVYRVADLELDRLSHSVKRAGETILLQPREFRLLEYLMKNAGQVVTRTMLLENVWDYHFDPQTNVIDVHISRLRSKIDKGFEPALLQTVRGSGYSLRVPD; encoded by the coding sequence ATGCGTATCCTGATTATCGAAGATGATATTGAAGCTGCGGCCTATCTGGCCAAGGGCCTCAAGGAAGCCGGACATCACTGCGAACACGCAGCCGATGGCGATCAGGGTTACACAATGGCTTCCCAGAGTGGCTATGACGTTATGATCGTTGATCGTATGCTGCCCAAGCGCGATGGCTTGTCGATCATCGAGCAAAGACGCAAGGAAAGTGATGAAACGCCGGTACTGATCCTCTCCGCTCTAGGCGAAGTGGATGACCGCGTGACAGGCCTAAGGGCTGGCGGCGATGACTATCTGACCAAGCCATACGCTTTCACGGAACTGTTGGCCCGCATCGAGGTCATGGCGCGCAGACGCAATCCCGGTGAAGTCGAGACGGTTTATCGCGTTGCAGATCTGGAGCTTGACCGGCTATCACACAGTGTCAAACGGGCAGGCGAAACCATTCTTCTGCAGCCACGAGAATTCCGCTTGCTTGAATATCTCATGAAGAACGCCGGTCAGGTCGTGACCCGCACCATGTTGCTCGAAAATGTCTGGGACTATCATTTTGACCCTCAGACCAACGTCATTGACGTGCATATCTCACGTCTTCGGTCCAAGATCGACAAGGGGTTCGAACCCGCCCTGCTTCAGACAGTACGCGGCTCCGGTTACAGTTTGAGAGTTCCGGACTAG